The following is a genomic window from Halorubellus sp. JP-L1.
CGTCGCCCTCGGCGAGCGCGACCGACGGTGGATCCGTCACGTTCGTCGTCACCGACACCGGTCCCGGCATCCCCGGGCACGAACTCGACGTCCTCGACGGCCGCGAATCCGCGCTCGACCACGGCAGTGGCCTCGGGCTCTTCGTCGTCAACTGGGGCGTCACCACGCTCGGCGGCGACCTCGCGTTCGACGTCGACGACGACGGTACCCGCGTCCACGTCACGCTCCCCGCCGCGTGAGTCTGCGGACTGCGCCGCATCGAACCTCGTCGTCGCGCCATCCTGTGACGTCTCCGCTGCCGGTATCGCTTTCACCGACCAACGCTTACGCTCGACAATGACAGAACCTCGCGTCGTGGTCTGCCGGAACGAGGTCGACCCGGCGCACGCCTACCACTGCGACGCTCTCGCCGCGTCGCTCCCGGACGCCGTCGAACTCGACTACGCCGCGGGCGACCGACCCGACCTCGACGACGCCGACGCCGTCGTCCTCACGGGGAGTACCGCGGGGGTCTACGAGGCCGACGCGTACCCGTGGATGCACTCGCAGATGGCGCTCGTCGAGACGCTCGTCGACCGCGAGATCCCGACGCTCGCGGTCTGCTTCGGGCACCAGCTCGCGAACGCCGCGCTCGGCGGAACCGTCGAGGCGAAGGAGACGACCGCCCGACTGGTCGACGTCGAGTTCGCCGACGACCCACTCTTTGCGGGCGTCGAACCGGTCGTCCCCGCCGTCCACGGCGACGTCGTCGTCGAACCCGCGCCAGCGATGGACGTCGTCGCGACGACGGACTACTACGACGCGTTCGCTACGCGGCACCGCGACGCGCCGCTGTGGAGCGTCCAGTTCCACCCCGAGTTCACCGCCGCGCACCGCGACCGCCTCGACGCCGACTACGGCTGGAGCGACGGTGACCACTCCTTCGCGGACGTGAACGCGGGCCGCGTCTACGCGAACTTCACGCGAATCGTCGCCGACGGCGACTACTGACTCCAGGAACTGACTCGATGGTGTTACTGGCCAGTTACACCGAGTCGACGAAGCCCTCGGGGACGTCGGCGACGCGGCCCTGCTCGAAGAGCGCGACGACGGCCTCGTACTGGTCGTCGCCCTGCGCGAGCAGGTGCCGGCGGTCGACCGCGGGGAACTCGTCGCTCTCGACGACGTACGCGTTCGTTCCGACGACGTAGTCGCGGGTCCCGTCGATCTCCTCGCCGCCGACGCGCATGGCTTCGACGGTGCCGTCGCCGGCGACGCGGAGCGACGCGCCCGCGACCTGCAGCCAGCACGCGAACGCGCCGGTGCCGCGCGCGGCGCGTTCGTCCGTCACGACGCTGTCCCGGAGGAGTCGTGCGAGCGTCCGCCCCGAGACTTCCAGTCGGCACAGCGGCGCGGCGAACGGCACGAGTCCGATGACGTCCGCGCGCGAGACCGTCCCCTTCAGTCGCGGGCCCTCGCGGATGGCGCGCGTGTCGACGACGCCAACGTCAGCGCTCGCGCCCTCGCGGTACGCCGTCGCGACCAGCGACCCGGTGCGTTCTCGGCCCGCGAACCGACGCGTCGCGTCCCGGACCAGTGGCTCCTCCAGGTAGCCGACGGTGTCCTCGAGGCCCACGCGATACCGTTCGGCCTGCAGGATCTCCGCGACGGACTCGTCGACCGTCGCCGCCTCGACGTCGTGGTCGTCCGTCTCCACGCGCTCGCCCGTGAACTCGAGTTCCCACACGACCTCCCCGTTCACGCCCGGACGGACGATCGGCGTCCCCGAGATGCGTTCGCGACCGACGCGATGCACGTGCCCGGCCGCGATCGCGTCGACGCCCCGCTGCCGTGCGAGCGTCCGCACGACCTCGTCGCCGGCATGCGCCAGCACGAGGATCGCGCGGACGCCGTGGTCGCGCAGGTCTGCCACGGCGGTCCGCACCGCGCGGACCGGGTCCTCGACCGCCAGCGCGTCCGGCACCGACGACGCCGGGTCCGTGATGCCGACGACGCCGAGCGCGCCGTCCGAGCGGTCGACGATCGTCCACGGCGCCGCGTCCCCGAACGGCTGCCCGCCCTCGAGGACGTTCGCCGTCACGTACCGCGCCGGCGAGTCCCACGTCACCTCGCGCGCCGCCGCCCGACCGTGGTCGAAGTCGTGATTCCCGACCGTCGCCACGTCCGGCGACACCGCGTCGTGGAACGCCAGCGCGTGCGTCCCCTTCGTCTCCAGGCCGAGCACGCTGGGCGCGAGCGTGTCCCCGCCGTCGGTGACGATCGGCTCCGAGCCACCCGACTCGCGGAGGACGGTCGCCAGACGCCCGGCTCGCTCCGGCTCGTCAAGTCCGGCCTCCACGTCGGCGAAGTGCAGCACCCGCACGAGTTCGTCTCACCGACCGCTACCGGACGCGGGGCCGTAAGCCGTGCGGTCCCCGCAGCCGCCGCTCGCGACCATCGACGTGACACCTAGTCGTTCAGTGCGCGGCCCGATGCTGCCGGGTCAGTTCACGGCGCGCTGTGGTCGAGTCAGTTCGCGGGCTCGACGGGAGACTTCGGCTGGACGCGTTCGTCCTCTTCCTCGCCGTCTTCGCCATCTTCGCCGCCTCCCGCACCGTCTTCTTCGCCACCTTCCTCCTCCGGACCGGAGCAGCCGGCGAGCGCGAGCGGGACCAGCAGGGACGATCCGAGCGTCAGGACGCGTCTTCGATCCATATCCGGTCCCTCGCTCGTAGGTCGGAAGAGACTGCTGCAAGCGTCTGCATGGACGTTCGGGACGACGCAGGCTCCGAGGAGGGTCAGTCCGCCGCGCTGGCCGCGTCGCGCGGTCGCGTGCCGAAGACCTCGACCTCGTCCCCGACCGCGAGCGTCCCGCCGTCGGCGGACTCGTGGACGCGCGAGAGCGCCATCACCTGATAGTAGTGCTCGAGCGCGTCCGCGTCCGCCCACGCCGGCATCGTCGCCTCGCGGCGCTCGACGAACCGACGCTGGAACCCCTCGATCGCCTCGCCAGTATCCGGGTCCCGTGATGGGACGACGCAACGCGCACAGCACCCGACGCCCTCGAACTCCACGTCGCCGATGCGGAACGCGACCACCTCGTCTCCGCCGGTCCACAGGCGGTCCTCCCAGAACGGCTCCGCGTCCACGACGACGTTCGCGCGGATCCGACGCCTGACGTTCGCAGGGTCCAGGTCGAACCACTCGCCGATCGCCTCGAGCGTTCCCGTCGAGACGATAGAGGGCCCCTTTGCGTACTCTCGGTCCATGAACCCACCGCCGGCGTCCCGAACGAGCGCGACGGGATAGCCGAGGTAGTCGCTGAACCACGCGTTCGCGTCCCCGCGCTCGCTGTCGAGCGCGAACGACACCGCCGCGTCCGCCGCTTCGTCGTTCCTGCGGGCGGTGAGCGTCCGCGTCTCGGGGTCGTAGGAACTGCGGACGCGGTGGAGGGCCGGTTCGCCCGTGGCCTTGACGAGTTCGCGGTCGTCGTCCTGGAGCGCGTACTCGCGGTCGTGGCGGAGACGACCGCCGACGAGGTCGACCTCGTCCACGAGCAGCGGGTCCAGCGACTTCACCGGGTGCGTCACGAGTGCGTCCACAGTCGGCATACCACGACCACCGGGCGCCGGCGGCGTGAACGCTTCGGTCCCCCACCAGACTCGCCGCTCACCGGACTTGCCGCTCACCAGACTCGCTGCCTACCACATCTGGTCTCTGCTCTCCCGCTCAGTCCTCGGCGTCGTGGGCGTGCGCCTCCAGCGTCTCCAGGTCGACCGCGTCCAGCACGGATTCGTTCGTCGCCGCCAGCACCACCGGCGGCGCCGCCCGGCCCTCCACGGCCTCCACCCAGCGGGGGAGGCAGACGCACCAGCGGTCGCCGGGCGAGAGCCCCGGGAACTGCAGGTCCGGCCGAGGCTCCCGGAGTTCGTTCCCCATCGTCGCGGAGAACTCGAGGAACCGCTCGGTCAGCACCGCACACACCTCGTGCCGCCCCGGGTCCCGCGCCGGCATCGCGTGACACTCCCCGTCCCGGAGCACGCCCGTCTCCGGGTCGCGCCCGCACGGCTCCAGGGGGTCGCCGTACACGTTCCGCTCCTCGCCATCGACCTCGAGGCGGCGGTCGTCGACGCCGCCGCCGCCGTCGCCGTCTGGTTCGTCCATGCTCGAACCTGCGTCGCGGCACGGAAAACGCTTCGTCGCCGACGCGCCCGCACCGAGCCCCGATCGACTACTCGGCACTTCGAGGCGGACCGCTCAGCACTTCGTGAACGACTGCGTGCCCGCGACGCCCCGCGGCGTCAGTCGGATCTTCGTCACCGCGCCCTGTGGCGTCGACACCGTGATCGTCGCCTCGCCGCCGTTCTCCAGGGGCGCGTCGGTCCCGTTCAGCGCCGCGCCGCGGACCGCCGCGACGTCGACCGTCAGCCGCACCATCCGCGACGTGTTCGTTAGCGTCCGCACGCGCTCGCCGTCGTCCATCAGCGTGTACCGCGACGCGTTCGCCGTCGCGTTCGAGTACGATAGCGCCGTGTGGACCTGTCCGTCCGTGTAGAGGACGGTCGCGTTCGAGACGTTCACTGCGTCCCCGCCGGGTCGGAGGCGGACGTGGATCCACGCCTCCTCGATGCCGACCGGATTCGATGCGACGGTACACGTCTTGTCCTGGACCTGGACGCCGCCGACGAGCTGGCCGACGGCGTCCTCGCCGGCGTCCGTCGCACGGTCCTGCATCATCCCTGCCATGTTGACGAGGACGCCAGCGGCGATCGCGGACACGATGATCATCGCGACGAACATGACGAGGATGCCGATGCCGACCTGCCCGCGGTCGTCGACGCCCGTCACGCCACCCGCCCCCAGGGTCATGCGCAATCGCTTCGCGAAGCACCACCAAAACTGTTGTCGCCGCGACCGGTCAGCAGGCGACGAAGGACTCGCTCTCGCTCAACCCGCCAGGGGCGCGGACGCTCGTCGAGGCCACCGTCGCGTCATCGACGACGAGGTCGATGCTAGCGCGCTGCCCGGCCTCCAGCGGCCCCCCACGAACCGAGCTCACGTCCACGACGACCGTCAACGAGGTTCCGCGCTCGATGGTCGGGTCGAACGCCCCGCTGCCGTTTCGCACGCCGACCGCGCTCTCGCCCGGCTCGTCGGCGATCGCGAGGCGACGCTCGGTCGTCTCGTCGCCGTATCTGACCGCGGCGTCGGCGAGGTCGACCGTCCCGTTCCCCCGGTAGCGCATCGAGAGCGTGACCGTCTCGATCCCGGTCGCGTTCCCGTCTGCGCCGACGGTACACCGCGAGGAGTCCACGGCGAGTTGCGTCGGGTCACCGCCGCCACCGTCACTCGTGGCGAGGATCCAGAACGACCCCGCAAGTAGCGCGGTGACGATGGCGAGCCCGACGAACACCAGACCGACGGTGACGGCACTGGCGCGGTCGTCGCTCTGGCCACCCACGATCCGACGCCAAGCGACGCGACCCGGGCCCATCTCTACCGTCACTTCCGTCCAGTCCCTCCTAAACGTGCGCGTCGGCTCACGGTTCGAGTCGAGTTCGTTCGCCGGATCCCCTGCCCTCCGGGACAGCACCCACTCCTGCGTGCGGGTTGTTAGCACTGATGGGATAGTTTTATGTCAGCGGCCCCAGTTGATTTCGATACCCTGCGACGCCGACCTCTCGATCGGCGTCCAGCGCGACCCAACCATGTACATCGACCACATGAAGTCGGCGTCCACTCGCGGTGTGAGTGGCAACGCCGTCGCCGGGGAAGGTGACGATGCCTACCCGGTCGACGGCGCCGACGAGCAGTGGTCCGCTGTGCGTGCGACTCAACCGGGTCGCCGCTATGCTCGGTCCGTTCTCGTCGGCGCCACGTGACCTCGTGTCCGTGACGGTGTGCCGCTTCGACGTCTAACCGTCGAGGCGACGCCACGTCCGCCGACGGCACTCCTCGGACCGGGCGAGTTCTTCGCCCCGTCTCCTGGATCCTCGGCGGCGACGCCGCACGGCCACGAGTTCTCACGACCCGACCGAACCCGAGCCCCGGGTCCGCGATCGGCCGCGAGCTGACGACCGCCGCCGGTCGCGACTGACGTCAGTCGCCGGCCCCGTCGCAGTTGCGGTCCGAACGCTCGCTCGCGGTCGCATCCCCCGATTCGTCGGGGGCGAAGAGACGCATCGCCGTCGAACGACTAGCCGCGGCGCCGTCCCGCGCCCGGCCCCGCTGACGCAAGCCCCTCCCCCACGCTCGCGCCCGTGGATGATCCGGCATCCCACGACCCTGCGAGGTCGTGCGCGTTCGACTCGCGCCGGGCGTCTATGGTAGCGTCAACCATACGCCACCGATTCGAGGCGACCGCCCACCTCACCGTCCGCGTCCCCCACGGCGCCGACGGTGACATGACCACCGGTGCACGCACGGTCCTCCGCCGCCTCGACGCCCTCGACGGCGTCGAGATAGACCGCGTCACCGGCCTCACCCCGGGCCTGAACGCGCTCGAGGTCGACGTCGAGGTCACGGCGACGATCGCCGTCGCCGAGGACGGCGACGAGACCGAGGCCCGCGCGACGCTCGAGGACGGCACCGGCGTCGAGGCCGTTCACGACCTCGCCGTCGAACCCGCCGCCGGCGCGTAACCGACGCCGTGCACTGGCCGCGACGCGGAGCGCTGTCGTCCCATCCTCGCGTCTTCGACCGTCGAGCGACGGTCTCGCGCCGGCCACGACGAGGCTATCGTCGATTCGCCGTGCGCGCGCGATTCCGAGCAGCACCGAACCAACTACCCAAAGATTTACTATTTATCCCCGTGAAGGTCGAGTCGTTATGGCAGACGAGCAAGACCTTCGCGAACAGATGGAAGACGCGTTCGGTGGCGCCGACTACCCGATCTCGAGCCCGATGGACCTCGTCCCCGCGCTCCCCAACGGTCCCGGCACGCGCTTCGAGTCCGGCGACTTCTCCATGACGGCCATGGAGCTCCAGACGAAACTGCCGGGCGGGGACTTTCCCTACGACGACGTCGAGTCCTTCGTCGACGACGTCATCGAGAACCTCAAGGACGAAGGCCACATCTGAACGCCGCCGACGGCGCCCGGGCGTGACGACGGGCGCATCTCGTCTTCTCGAATCTCCAGCCCCGATCCACGAGCCGCCGCTACACTGAACCCGTCCGCGCCCGAACGCCCGAACGAAACCGTGACTCCCTCCTCGTTCGACGCCGTCTCCGTCGTGGACACGGAACTGTTCGGCGCACCCGGACTGCACGCCGCGTACCTCGTCGAGGGTCCCGAGCCGGTACTCGTCGACGCGGGCGCCGCGCCGGCCGCGGACGTCGTCGAGGCGGCCGTACACGAGCACGGCGTCGACGCAGAGGCGCTCTCGGCGATCGTCCCGACGCACGTCCACCTCGACCACGCGGGCGCGGTCGGCGACCTCGCCGAGCGGTTCCCGAACGCGACCGTGTACGTCCACGAACGCGGACTGCCGTATTTGACCGACGCCGACCGTCTCGAGCGTCTCGTCGAGAGCGCGCGAGCGGCGGTCGGTGACGCGGTCGCCGACCAGTACGGGACGCCGAAGACCGTCTACCCGGACCGCACCGTCGCCATCGCCGACGGCGACGTCGTCCCATGCGGTGACCGCGACCTCGACGTCGTGCACGCACCCGGTCACGCCCCCCATCAGGTCGCGCTTTCCGACCCGGCGTCGGGCGTCCTGTTCGCCGGTGACGCCGCCGGGATGACCCTCGGTGGCGACCTTCTCCCGACCACGCCCGCGCCCGACTTCGACCTCGACGAGTCGCTCGCGACCCTCGAGCGACTCCGCGCACGCGACCCCGACGCCGTCTGCTACGGTCACTTCGGCGTCCGCGAGGACGCCGTCGACGCCCTCGACGCGTACGCGGAACTGCTCCCGGCGTGGGTCGACGCCGTCGAGGCCGCGCTCGACGACCCCGACGTCGACGACCGGGGCGCGCTCGTCTCCCGCCTCCGCGAGAACTGGGCGAGTCCCACGCTCGAACGCGACGTCCACGGCGTCGTGCACGCACTCGACGCCGACAGCTGAGTCACCGCGCGAGAACCGCCACCCACATTTATCCTGTTGTCAGTCCGATATCCGACCATGAGCAGACACGTTCTGGTTCCGTTCGACGAATCCAATGGCTCCGAGCACGCCCTCGAGCACGCGCTCGAACAGCATCCCGACGCCACCATCACGCTCCTGCACGTCGTCGACCTGATGGAAGCCGGGTACTCCACTCCGGTCGACGGCACCCTCCCCGGGTTCTGGGAGGACTGGTTCGAGAGCGAGAAGGCCCAGGCCGAGGAGTTGTTCGAGGGAGCGCGAGCGCGAGCGAGCGAGGCGGGCGTCGAAGTGGAGACCGAGACCGTCGTCGGACGGCCGACGCGAGCGATCAACGACTACGCCGAGGAGCACGACGTCGACCACGTCGTGATGGGGAGTCACGGCCGGTCGGGCGTCTCGCGCGTCCTCCTGGGGAGCGTCGCCGAGGGCGTCGTACGCCGTGCACCCGTTCCGGTCACGGTCGTCCGATGA
Proteins encoded in this region:
- a CDS encoding type 1 glutamine amidotransferase codes for the protein MTEPRVVVCRNEVDPAHAYHCDALAASLPDAVELDYAAGDRPDLDDADAVVLTGSTAGVYEADAYPWMHSQMALVETLVDREIPTLAVCFGHQLANAALGGTVEAKETTARLVDVEFADDPLFAGVEPVVPAVHGDVVVEPAPAMDVVATTDYYDAFATRHRDAPLWSVQFHPEFTAAHRDRLDADYGWSDGDHSFADVNAGRVYANFTRIVADGDY
- a CDS encoding bifunctional metallophosphatase/5'-nucleotidase, encoding MRVLHFADVEAGLDEPERAGRLATVLRESGGSEPIVTDGGDTLAPSVLGLETKGTHALAFHDAVSPDVATVGNHDFDHGRAAAREVTWDSPARYVTANVLEGGQPFGDAAPWTIVDRSDGALGVVGITDPASSVPDALAVEDPVRAVRTAVADLRDHGVRAILVLAHAGDEVVRTLARQRGVDAIAAGHVHRVGRERISGTPIVRPGVNGEVVWELEFTGERVETDDHDVEAATVDESVAEILQAERYRVGLEDTVGYLEEPLVRDATRRFAGRERTGSLVATAYREGASADVGVVDTRAIREGPRLKGTVSRADVIGLVPFAAPLCRLEVSGRTLARLLRDSVVTDERAARGTGAFACWLQVAGASLRVAGDGTVEAMRVGGEEIDGTRDYVVGTNAYVVESDEFPAVDRRHLLAQGDDQYEAVVALFEQGRVADVPEGFVDSV
- a CDS encoding MOSC domain-containing protein; the encoded protein is MPTVDALVTHPVKSLDPLLVDEVDLVGGRLRHDREYALQDDDRELVKATGEPALHRVRSSYDPETRTLTARRNDEAADAAVSFALDSERGDANAWFSDYLGYPVALVRDAGGGFMDREYAKGPSIVSTGTLEAIGEWFDLDPANVRRRIRANVVVDAEPFWEDRLWTGGDEVVAFRIGDVEFEGVGCCARCVVPSRDPDTGEAIEGFQRRFVERREATMPAWADADALEHYYQVMALSRVHESADGGTLAVGDEVEVFGTRPRDAASAAD
- a CDS encoding DUF2237 family protein; the protein is MDEPDGDGGGGVDDRRLEVDGEERNVYGDPLEPCGRDPETGVLRDGECHAMPARDPGRHEVCAVLTERFLEFSATMGNELREPRPDLQFPGLSPGDRWCVCLPRWVEAVEGRAAPPVVLAATNESVLDAVDLETLEAHAHDAED
- a CDS encoding MTH865 family protein, translated to MADEQDLREQMEDAFGGADYPISSPMDLVPALPNGPGTRFESGDFSMTAMELQTKLPGGDFPYDDVESFVDDVIENLKDEGHI
- a CDS encoding MBL fold metallo-hydrolase, with product MTPSSFDAVSVVDTELFGAPGLHAAYLVEGPEPVLVDAGAAPAADVVEAAVHEHGVDAEALSAIVPTHVHLDHAGAVGDLAERFPNATVYVHERGLPYLTDADRLERLVESARAAVGDAVADQYGTPKTVYPDRTVAIADGDVVPCGDRDLDVVHAPGHAPHQVALSDPASGVLFAGDAAGMTLGGDLLPTTPAPDFDLDESLATLERLRARDPDAVCYGHFGVREDAVDALDAYAELLPAWVDAVEAALDDPDVDDRGALVSRLRENWASPTLERDVHGVVHALDADS
- a CDS encoding universal stress protein, producing MSRHVLVPFDESNGSEHALEHALEQHPDATITLLHVVDLMEAGYSTPVDGTLPGFWEDWFESEKAQAEELFEGARARASEAGVEVETETVVGRPTRAINDYAEEHDVDHVVMGSHGRSGVSRVLLGSVAEGVVRRAPVPVTVVR